In Kordiimonas sp. SCSIO 12610, the following are encoded in one genomic region:
- a CDS encoding ActR/PrrA/RegA family redox response regulator transcription factor — MENQNKKLLIVEDDRAYRTRLTLSMERKGFVVFAAEGIEEGAILAGEHKPNYAVLDMRLQDGNGLDLVPQLRRIIPDIRVVMLSGYGNIASAVSAVKAGAVDFLAKPADPDEIENALLTPAGQTPPPPENPMSADRVKWEHIQRVYELCDRNVSETARRLNMHRRTLQRILAKRSPL; from the coding sequence ATGGAAAATCAAAACAAGAAGTTACTCATTGTGGAAGACGACAGGGCTTATCGAACTCGTTTAACATTGAGTATGGAGCGTAAGGGGTTTGTCGTTTTTGCAGCTGAAGGAATAGAAGAAGGCGCGATTTTGGCTGGCGAGCATAAACCTAACTATGCTGTATTGGATATGCGCCTTCAGGACGGTAATGGCCTTGATCTTGTCCCGCAGCTTAGGCGAATTATCCCTGATATCAGAGTTGTTATGTTGTCTGGGTACGGAAATATCGCAAGCGCTGTATCAGCGGTGAAGGCAGGGGCTGTAGATTTCCTTGCTAAGCCCGCTGATCCGGATGAAATTGAAAATGCACTTTTAACACCTGCGGGGCAGACACCGCCGCCGCCTGAAAATCCGATGTCAGCTGACCGTGTGAAATGGGAACATATCCAGCGTGTTTATGAACTTTGCGATCGCAATGTTTCAGAGACAGCCCGGCGCTTGAATATGCATAGGCGAACATTGCAGCGTATTCTGGCTAAACGTTCACCCCTCTGA
- a CDS encoding bifunctional 2-polyprenyl-6-hydroxyphenol methylase/3-demethylubiquinol 3-O-methyltransferase UbiG, translated as MSDDTWLSINKARWEERVSIHTKSSLYDVEGFLSGRLSLGDQEIHDMGSVKGKSLLHLQCHFGLDTLSWARLGANVTGLDFSEEAIKQAKKLAEQAELEAEFICADVYKAPQIIQNQFDIIYTGIGAICWLPDINNWAKTIAQLLKADGKLFLIEIHPVEWIFGNGFDLAYDYFHGPEGLHLIESGTYTDGDQATINNDLVNWNHNLGKVITALVNAGLMIKRLDESDECPFMRWDFMEKAGNSRYKLPAEYKSIPLMYTLEAIKP; from the coding sequence ATGAGCGATGATACATGGCTATCAATTAACAAAGCTCGATGGGAAGAACGTGTTTCAATTCATACAAAATCAAGCCTGTACGATGTTGAAGGATTTTTAAGCGGCAGGCTATCGCTCGGTGATCAAGAAATCCATGATATGGGCTCGGTCAAAGGGAAATCACTCCTTCATTTACAGTGTCATTTTGGCCTCGACACCTTATCCTGGGCACGCTTGGGCGCAAATGTAACCGGCCTAGATTTCTCGGAAGAAGCAATAAAGCAGGCGAAGAAACTTGCAGAACAAGCCGAGTTGGAAGCTGAGTTCATCTGTGCGGATGTCTATAAAGCGCCTCAGATCATCCAAAATCAATTTGACATTATTTATACAGGCATAGGCGCTATTTGCTGGCTACCGGACATCAACAATTGGGCAAAAACCATCGCGCAACTATTGAAAGCAGACGGCAAATTATTTCTCATCGAAATACACCCTGTGGAATGGATTTTCGGGAACGGTTTTGATCTGGCGTACGACTATTTTCACGGGCCAGAAGGCCTTCATCTTATTGAATCTGGTACATATACTGATGGTGACCAAGCAACCATCAACAACGATTTAGTTAATTGGAACCACAATCTTGGCAAGGTTATCACAGCGCTCGTCAATGCTGGTCTTATGATCAAACGCCTAGATGAAAGTGACGAGTGTCCATTTATGCGATGGGATTTTATGGAAAAGGCAGGAAACAGCCGCTACAAGCTTCCAGCAGAATATAAATCTATCCCACTCATGTATACACTCGAGGCCATCAAACCCTGA
- a CDS encoding deoxyribodipyrimidine photo-lyase produces the protein MTGTIVLFNLNLRLHDNVPLHTAAANGPVIPVYIYDNTIKTRWPLGGASKWWLHQSLNALANDLNAIGSKLIIREGNSYLVLKELIQQTGYKDIYFEHSILPEASIPEDRLYKLCKRFGGEARRFRGQTLFHPSQIHTKDQTPYKVFTPFWNSCLKHEAIPTPLPIPHLQAPENWPDNIPLEDLKLLPTDFDWTNSLDKCWQAGETQARKALDQFVSENIDQYDNDRDIPSLKHGTSKLSPHLHFGEISPITVWHQVKNAIDLSPSKDRGGKVFLKELGWREFSYHLLYHFNDLDQAPLNKTFQHFPWVKDTGSLTAWQKGQTGYPIIDAGMRELWQTGWMHNRVRMIVASFLVKNLRIHWLEGAKWFWDTLVDADLASNSASWQWVAGCGAEVAPYFRIFNPTLQSKKFDPDGEYIRRYVPELKKMPDKHIHEPWTANQDILESAGIKLGKTYPRPIADHKATREEALIAYQQLKSSKALVS, from the coding sequence ATGACTGGTACAATTGTCCTTTTTAACCTCAATCTGCGCCTGCATGACAACGTGCCTCTTCACACTGCCGCCGCCAACGGACCGGTAATTCCTGTCTATATTTATGATAATACAATTAAAACCCGCTGGCCTTTAGGAGGCGCATCGAAATGGTGGCTTCATCAAAGCTTAAATGCATTAGCCAATGATTTAAATGCGATCGGCAGCAAACTCATCATTCGGGAAGGCAACAGCTATCTGGTATTGAAAGAGCTGATTCAACAAACCGGATATAAAGATATTTATTTCGAGCACTCGATTTTGCCTGAGGCGTCCATTCCTGAAGATAGACTTTACAAACTATGTAAGCGATTTGGCGGAGAAGCCAGACGCTTCAGAGGGCAAACTTTATTTCACCCTTCCCAAATTCATACGAAAGATCAAACGCCGTACAAGGTCTTTACACCGTTTTGGAATAGTTGCCTCAAGCACGAAGCAATCCCGACACCATTGCCTATTCCACATCTTCAGGCGCCAGAAAACTGGCCTGATAACATTCCCCTTGAAGACTTAAAGTTACTTCCAACCGACTTTGACTGGACGAATTCTCTGGACAAATGCTGGCAGGCGGGAGAAACGCAGGCACGCAAAGCACTCGATCAATTTGTTTCTGAAAATATAGATCAGTATGACAATGACCGTGATATACCAAGCCTGAAACATGGGACATCAAAGCTCTCGCCTCATCTTCATTTCGGCGAAATCAGCCCAATCACCGTATGGCACCAAGTTAAAAACGCAATTGACTTGTCCCCCTCCAAAGACAGAGGCGGCAAAGTTTTCTTAAAGGAACTAGGGTGGCGTGAGTTTTCATATCATTTGCTTTATCATTTTAATGATCTCGATCAAGCTCCACTGAATAAAACATTCCAACATTTCCCATGGGTCAAAGACACTGGCTCACTGACGGCCTGGCAAAAGGGACAAACGGGATATCCAATAATAGACGCTGGCATGCGCGAACTCTGGCAAACAGGTTGGATGCATAATCGCGTTAGGATGATTGTTGCTTCTTTTCTGGTAAAAAACCTAAGAATCCATTGGTTGGAGGGGGCCAAATGGTTTTGGGATACCCTGGTGGACGCAGACCTTGCAAGTAACAGCGCAAGTTGGCAGTGGGTTGCAGGGTGTGGTGCGGAAGTGGCCCCTTACTTCCGTATATTTAACCCTACACTCCAGAGCAAAAAGTTTGACCCAGACGGCGAATATATTCGCCGCTATGTACCAGAGTTAAAAAAAATGCCGGACAAACATATTCACGAACCCTGGACAGCCAATCAGGATATTTTAGAAAGCGCGGGGATTAAACTTGGTAAAACATACCCACGGCCCATTGCTGACCATAAAGCAACACGGGAAGAAGCGCTAATTGCGTATCAGCAGTTAAAGTCCAGCAAGGCCTTGGTATCGTAG
- a CDS encoding ActS/PrrB/RegB family redox-sensitive histidine kinase, which translates to MDIIQEQDRYERHDTSVADVYRDGRVRLGTLVLIRWLAVIGQLSSLLFVYFILDFSVPIYLTISAVGISAALNLWLSFQADMNRRLTDKEAAGQLAFDLLHLTFLLFFTGGLANPFAILLLAPTSVSASILGQRSTKSLIFLAITAITALAFTPYSLPWNGEAPIVHPMIKAGLWIGGTFTIIFIAVYMAKVSSEGRNHARALAATQIALEREQKLSALGTLAAAAAHELGTPLGTIMLASKELLDTWQGDELTRADLELIYSETTRCRNILSQLREERRAGNTDHFTRVTLESLIREAASPHEGRGNVSIEYHVNDQTDHLIIKKLPHLVHAIRNIIENAVGYANSVVDITIEKDNTHFWVSVEDDGPGFDPQILKTLGEPYVSTRQPTPGKDGGLGLGLFIAKTLLEQSGAQLVFESAGRELISPGARVVISWPIAMLEDEKRT; encoded by the coding sequence ATGGATATAATACAAGAACAGGACAGGTATGAAAGACACGATACATCTGTTGCCGATGTTTATCGCGATGGTCGTGTCCGATTGGGGACATTAGTTCTTATTCGATGGCTAGCTGTTATTGGTCAGCTTAGTAGCCTACTGTTTGTATATTTTATTCTTGATTTCTCGGTCCCGATTTATCTGACCATCTCGGCGGTTGGTATATCCGCCGCATTGAATTTGTGGCTATCCTTTCAAGCCGATATGAATCGTCGTTTGACAGATAAAGAAGCCGCGGGGCAACTAGCGTTTGACCTATTGCATCTGACATTTCTTTTGTTTTTTACAGGCGGATTAGCAAATCCCTTTGCTATCCTTCTGTTAGCACCAACAAGTGTTTCTGCTAGTATTCTTGGGCAACGAAGCACCAAGTCACTCATTTTTCTAGCGATTACAGCAATCACAGCCCTTGCCTTCACGCCTTACAGCCTACCCTGGAATGGGGAAGCGCCTATTGTTCATCCTATGATCAAGGCTGGATTATGGATCGGTGGCACATTCACAATAATATTTATTGCTGTATATATGGCTAAAGTTAGCAGCGAGGGGCGTAATCATGCGAGAGCCCTGGCAGCAACTCAAATTGCGTTGGAACGCGAGCAGAAATTATCTGCGCTCGGAACATTGGCTGCCGCTGCTGCACACGAACTTGGTACTCCGCTTGGTACAATTATGCTAGCGTCTAAAGAACTTCTCGATACATGGCAAGGCGATGAGTTAACGCGCGCTGATCTTGAGTTGATCTATTCAGAAACAACACGCTGCAGAAATATTTTGTCGCAGTTGCGCGAAGAGCGCAGGGCAGGGAATACAGACCATTTCACACGTGTAACGTTGGAATCGTTGATACGTGAAGCTGCCTCCCCTCATGAAGGGCGAGGCAATGTTTCGATAGAGTACCATGTCAACGATCAGACTGATCATTTGATCATTAAAAAATTACCTCATCTTGTCCATGCAATTAGAAATATTATCGAGAATGCAGTTGGTTATGCAAATTCGGTCGTTGATATAACAATCGAAAAAGATAACACCCACTTCTGGGTATCAGTTGAAGACGATGGGCCAGGGTTTGACCCTCAAATATTAAAAACACTCGGTGAACCATATGTTTCTACGCGTCAACCTACACCAGGTAAGGACGGTGGGTTAGGTTTAGGATTGTTTATTGCTAAAACTTTACTCGAACAGTCAGGGGCACAATTAGTGTTTGAATCAGCCGGTAGAGAATTGATCTCTCCTGGCGCTAGAGTTGTGATATCATGGCCAATAGCGATGTTGGAAGATGAAAAACGGACGTAA
- a CDS encoding S41 family peptidase, which yields MTFSKQFKLNRLSKISQMVALVCGVGLLGQPSFGTDETLLLRQPDISKNNIAFVYAGDLWIADRNGKNPKRLTSHAANETGPKFSPNGREIAFTANYDGNTDVYVISIDGGQPKRLTYHPGADTANGWTPDGKEVVFASRREVKSGRSNQIYHISTDGGYPTKMMDALAYEGVWSPNGERFAYRPHRQAYFGASGWRQYRGGATPPIWIYSPKDGALEKIPHDLVNDTNPMWLKDTVYFISDRADGAMNIHGYNTKNKKLSQLTKETVWDVRSAGAFGDHILFETGGHLKELNVRSGRIKDIDVKINPDLPQLRPQWKDASRTVQSIALSPTGKRALLSARGDVFTVPVKEGSTRNLTKSDGIREGSALWSPKGGEIAYISDEGMKHTLVIAPQTGIGKVRKLSLGDKGYFNLLEWSAKANRIIYSDNHLGLFAIDLASGERTQIAKMKRRAAMSVSLSKDGEWLAYTAPRTNFFDDVMLYSFESGETTALTDGMVHAGSPAFSKDGQYLYFTGSTNSGPSQSVWLDLSTQERPLRRGIYAAVLHDDGRSPLLPEAGDEIDRAKKSSDEVDEDDSADENTEETKKAPSIHVEGITNRIIALPVAERSYDSLEVAKDGGLFFIERIQPGISNEPPSSPRGAVHKLMRFDFKSKKASRVFDLVQNYTMSADGKTLLVQGANNRLMFGKASKQISGKPLRLTDVRMFVDPRKEWTQIFNDVWRMEAEYFYDPNMHGLDWQAVYDRFKPLVAHVGRREDLNTLMIEMIAEMQVGHNRIFGGDTHRERPVNVGLLGADLRIENGQYRIKDIYSGENWNPFLVAPLSAPGVDANIGDYIVAVNGRTLSGTDNIFSFFADTVGKQVTLTLSENTDGDETRDVVVEPIRNDGQLRNWRWIEDNRKYVEEKTDGRVGYVYVPNTAGGGFTYFNRMFFAQFDKEAVIIDERSNGGGQAANYITDILSREYLAGWKDRDAILFDTPGVATYGPKAMLIDQDAGSGGDFLPYSFQRMGLGKLIGTRTWGGLIGISANPQLIDGGVVTVPYFRFFTPDGEWRIENEGAVPDIEVELFPVDVNAGKDAQLDRAIDEMLNDLKTYKPIRLKKAPAYPTELGK from the coding sequence ATGACTTTTTCAAAACAGTTTAAATTAAATAGATTGAGCAAAATATCTCAGATGGTTGCACTGGTGTGCGGTGTGGGTTTACTTGGTCAGCCTTCATTTGGGACAGATGAAACACTATTATTAAGACAACCTGATATCAGTAAAAACAACATTGCTTTCGTATATGCAGGGGATCTTTGGATAGCGGACCGAAATGGAAAGAATCCAAAACGTTTAACGTCACATGCGGCAAATGAGACTGGACCAAAATTTTCCCCTAATGGCCGAGAGATTGCGTTTACAGCAAATTATGACGGTAATACGGATGTCTATGTCATCTCGATTGATGGTGGCCAGCCAAAGCGATTAACATATCATCCAGGCGCAGATACTGCGAATGGATGGACACCAGACGGTAAGGAAGTGGTTTTTGCCTCCCGCCGTGAAGTGAAAAGTGGTCGATCAAATCAAATATACCATATTTCCACCGATGGTGGTTATCCCACGAAAATGATGGATGCGCTCGCATATGAAGGCGTTTGGTCGCCAAACGGTGAACGATTTGCTTATCGCCCCCACAGGCAAGCATATTTCGGCGCGAGTGGATGGCGTCAATATCGTGGAGGGGCTACTCCGCCAATTTGGATTTATTCACCCAAGGATGGTGCGTTAGAGAAAATACCACATGACCTTGTAAATGATACAAATCCAATGTGGCTCAAGGATACGGTTTATTTTATTTCTGACCGTGCTGATGGTGCCATGAATATTCATGGTTACAACACTAAAAATAAGAAACTCAGCCAGCTCACAAAAGAAACCGTATGGGACGTCAGAAGTGCTGGCGCATTTGGCGACCATATCCTCTTTGAAACCGGTGGGCATTTAAAAGAATTGAATGTGAGGTCGGGACGCATCAAAGATATTGATGTAAAGATTAACCCCGATCTGCCTCAACTTCGGCCTCAGTGGAAAGATGCCAGCCGTACCGTACAAAGTATTGCACTTTCCCCAACGGGTAAGCGGGCATTATTGTCCGCGCGCGGTGATGTTTTTACAGTTCCTGTGAAGGAGGGATCAACTCGAAACCTAACAAAATCAGATGGAATTCGTGAAGGGTCTGCGCTTTGGTCTCCAAAAGGGGGTGAAATAGCGTATATTTCTGATGAGGGTATGAAGCACACGCTCGTAATTGCCCCACAGACAGGAATTGGGAAAGTTCGCAAACTATCACTTGGTGATAAAGGGTATTTCAATCTTCTGGAATGGTCAGCAAAAGCGAACCGTATCATTTATAGTGATAATCATCTTGGCTTGTTCGCGATAGACCTTGCAAGTGGAGAGCGTACGCAAATTGCAAAAATGAAGCGTCGTGCGGCCATGAGCGTCTCGCTTTCGAAGGATGGTGAGTGGCTTGCTTATACTGCGCCGCGAACGAACTTCTTTGATGATGTCATGCTCTATAGTTTCGAAAGCGGGGAAACCACAGCGTTAACTGATGGTATGGTGCATGCTGGTTCACCTGCATTCTCGAAAGATGGTCAGTATCTTTATTTCACGGGCTCAACCAACTCTGGCCCTAGTCAATCGGTTTGGCTTGATCTGAGTACGCAGGAACGCCCACTGCGCCGCGGTATTTATGCTGCTGTGCTCCATGATGATGGTCGTTCCCCATTATTACCTGAAGCCGGTGATGAGATTGACCGCGCCAAGAAATCATCTGATGAAGTGGATGAAGACGATAGCGCTGATGAAAATACTGAAGAAACAAAGAAAGCACCAAGTATTCATGTTGAAGGGATAACCAACAGAATTATTGCTTTGCCTGTGGCGGAACGAAGTTACGATAGCCTTGAAGTTGCCAAAGATGGTGGCTTGTTCTTTATTGAGCGCATCCAGCCAGGTATCAGTAACGAACCACCCAGTTCGCCGCGGGGTGCAGTGCATAAATTAATGCGCTTTGATTTTAAATCGAAAAAAGCATCGCGTGTGTTCGATTTGGTTCAAAATTACACCATGAGCGCAGATGGTAAAACTCTATTGGTTCAGGGTGCGAACAATCGCTTGATGTTTGGTAAAGCAAGTAAGCAAATCAGCGGCAAGCCACTACGCTTAACTGATGTGCGAATGTTTGTAGACCCGCGTAAGGAATGGACTCAAATATTCAATGATGTTTGGCGTATGGAAGCCGAATATTTCTATGATCCCAATATGCACGGCCTTGATTGGCAAGCCGTCTATGACCGTTTCAAACCATTGGTTGCCCATGTCGGTCGACGTGAAGATTTGAATACACTCATGATCGAAATGATTGCTGAAATGCAAGTGGGGCACAATCGCATATTTGGCGGCGATACACATCGTGAACGTCCTGTAAATGTTGGCCTGTTGGGTGCTGATTTGCGTATTGAAAATGGCCAATATCGTATCAAGGATATCTATTCTGGAGAGAACTGGAATCCGTTTCTTGTAGCACCGCTTTCGGCACCGGGTGTTGATGCCAATATTGGTGATTATATTGTTGCAGTGAATGGTCGGACACTGAGTGGAACTGATAATATCTTCTCATTCTTTGCAGATACAGTTGGTAAGCAGGTCACGCTGACCTTATCCGAGAATACTGACGGTGATGAAACGCGTGACGTTGTGGTTGAACCTATCCGAAATGATGGTCAGCTTCGTAACTGGCGCTGGATAGAGGATAACCGCAAATATGTGGAAGAAAAAACCGATGGCCGTGTGGGGTATGTTTATGTGCCGAATACTGCTGGCGGTGGCTTCACGTATTTTAACCGTATGTTCTTTGCGCAATTCGATAAGGAAGCGGTTATTATTGACGAACGTTCTAACGGTGGTGGCCAGGCCGCTAACTATATTACGGATATTCTGTCGCGTGAGTATTTAGCAGGCTGGAAGGACCGGGATGCTATCCTCTTTGATACGCCGGGTGTGGCAACTTATGGCCCCAAGGCAATGTTGATTGATCAGGATGCTGGTTCTGGTGGTGACTTCCTACCATACAGTTTCCAGCGTATGGGCTTGGGCAAGCTAATTGGAACCCGAACCTGGGGTGGTTTAATCGGTATTTCAGCAAATCCGCAGCTTATTGATGGCGGCGTAGTAACGGTTCCTTATTTCCGTTTCTTCACACCTGACGGTGAATGGCGCATTGAAAACGAGGGCGCTGTACCAGATATTGAGGTTGAGTTATTCCCTGTGGATGTGAATGCAGGCAAGGATGCACAGCTTGATCGTGCAATTGATGAAATGCTGAATGATCTGAAAACCTATAAACCAATTCGGTTGAAGAAAGCACCTGCTTATCCTACCGAGCTTGGTAAATAG